One genomic segment of Streptomyces sp. TLI_146 includes these proteins:
- a CDS encoding family 2B encapsulin nanocompartment shell protein, giving the protein MSTAAYPHQHEEPTGRAQLSLGIAAARNLTTTTKSVPQMQGLSSRWLLRMLPWVEVKGGTYRVNRRLVYAVGDGRVTFVQEGSAVRVIPAELGELPLLRGFEDEAALRALAERCVQQQYGPGQLIAERGGPVDHVYLIVHGKVEKVGTGSYGEETRRGVLADGGFFGGQAVAEEPGEWGFTARAMTACTVLALPRAAYEEVAERNGRLREHVRERQAESARPRNRKGEANIALASGHTGEPVIPGTFVDYELDPREYELSVAQTVLRVHSRVADLYNDPMDQVEQQLRLTIEALRERQESELVNNPEFGLLHNADHSQRISTHSGPPTPDDMDELLAMRRGTKAFFAHPRAISAFGRECNKRGLSFDTADVNGHPVPAWRGVPILPCGKMPVSDEGTSAILAMRLGEDEGGVVGLRQTGIPDEYEPGLNVRFMGINDQALISYLVSTYYSAAVLVPDALGVLENVEVFHSPS; this is encoded by the coding sequence ATGTCGACCGCAGCGTATCCGCACCAGCACGAGGAGCCGACCGGCCGGGCACAGCTCAGCCTGGGGATCGCCGCCGCGCGGAACCTGACGACCACCACCAAGAGTGTCCCGCAGATGCAGGGCCTCAGCTCGCGGTGGCTGCTGCGCATGCTGCCCTGGGTGGAGGTGAAGGGCGGCACGTACCGGGTCAACCGGCGCCTGGTGTACGCGGTCGGCGACGGCCGGGTCACCTTCGTCCAGGAGGGAAGCGCGGTCCGGGTCATCCCGGCCGAGCTGGGAGAACTCCCGCTGCTGCGGGGGTTCGAGGACGAGGCGGCGCTGCGGGCGCTTGCCGAGCGGTGTGTCCAGCAGCAGTACGGTCCCGGCCAGTTGATCGCGGAGCGGGGCGGGCCCGTCGACCACGTGTATTTGATCGTGCACGGCAAGGTCGAGAAGGTCGGCACCGGAAGCTACGGGGAGGAGACCCGTCGGGGTGTGCTCGCCGACGGCGGGTTCTTCGGCGGGCAGGCGGTGGCCGAGGAGCCGGGGGAGTGGGGGTTCACGGCGCGCGCGATGACGGCGTGCACGGTGCTGGCCCTGCCCCGGGCCGCGTACGAGGAAGTCGCCGAGCGCAACGGCCGGTTGCGGGAGCACGTCCGCGAGCGCCAGGCCGAGAGTGCCCGGCCGCGGAACAGGAAGGGCGAGGCGAACATCGCCCTCGCCTCCGGACACACCGGCGAGCCGGTGATCCCGGGGACCTTCGTCGACTACGAACTCGACCCGCGTGAGTACGAGTTGAGCGTCGCCCAGACGGTCCTGCGGGTGCACAGCCGGGTCGCCGACCTCTACAACGACCCGATGGACCAGGTCGAGCAGCAGTTGCGGCTGACCATCGAGGCGCTGCGGGAACGCCAGGAGTCCGAGCTGGTCAACAACCCGGAGTTCGGGCTGTTGCACAATGCCGACCACAGCCAGCGCATCTCCACCCATTCCGGCCCGCCCACGCCGGACGACATGGACGAGCTGCTTGCCATGCGGCGTGGGACCAAGGCGTTCTTCGCGCACCCCCGGGCCATCTCCGCCTTCGGCCGCGAGTGCAACAAGCGGGGCCTGTCCTTCGACACGGCCGACGTGAACGGCCACCCGGTGCCCGCCTGGCGAGGCGTGCCGATCCTGCCCTGCGGCAAGATGCCCGTCTCCGACGAGGGAACCTCCGCCATCCTCGCGATGCGCCTGGGAGAGGACGAGGGAGGCGTGGTGGGCCTGCGGCAGACGGGCATCCCCGACGAGTACGAGCCCGGCCTCAATGTGCGGTTCATGGGCATCAACGACCAGGCCCTGATCTCCTACCTGGTCAGCACCTACTACTCGGCGGCCGTTCTCGTGCCCGACGCGCTCGGCGTTCTGGAGAACGTCGAGGTCTTCCACAGCCCGTCCTGA
- a CDS encoding family 2 encapsulin nanocompartment cargo protein terpene cyclase, with amino-acid sequence MSQLSRMTAPAAHHQVARLVATLLTHSQKNRPAAPKALPGSTFRPVGVGVPTGPTGLGTSAARIAARTPADDAPRVTQRGGGVPELYCPPALRDDPALGRLVNDRLVEWAEGVGLYAGRLERVRAADFGRLMMLAHPDSDDPDRLLAAAKCALAEWATDDYYCDDETMGSRPELLGSHLGLAYAALDPAHLPAAHASAWEREMDEDPVRVALRSGLRDLAAYADSSQVARLRHEVAVLFVGYGQEGSWRSRGYMPSVREYLAHRQINSFLPCIALVDVVGGPPLTASEYAQPRVRRAVTMAATASTLVNDLYSMAKEHDSSGVEFNLPTVIAEEERCSPREAVERSVEIHDELVRTFEREAAALALTGSPQLCRFLAGVWAWLGGNREWHSGSLRYNEA; translated from the coding sequence GTGTCACAGCTGTCCCGGATGACCGCGCCCGCGGCGCACCACCAAGTGGCGCGACTCGTGGCCACGCTCCTCACCCACAGCCAGAAGAACCGCCCCGCGGCGCCGAAGGCGCTGCCGGGATCCACCTTCCGACCGGTGGGCGTCGGTGTGCCCACCGGGCCGACGGGCCTTGGCACCTCCGCCGCCCGGATCGCCGCCCGCACACCGGCCGACGACGCGCCGCGCGTGACACAACGCGGCGGCGGTGTCCCTGAGTTGTACTGTCCGCCCGCGCTACGGGACGACCCGGCGCTTGGCCGACTGGTCAACGACCGGCTGGTGGAGTGGGCCGAAGGGGTCGGACTCTACGCCGGACGCCTCGAACGCGTACGCGCGGCCGACTTCGGGCGGCTGATGATGCTGGCCCACCCCGACAGCGACGATCCGGACCGGCTACTGGCCGCGGCGAAGTGCGCGCTGGCGGAGTGGGCCACCGACGACTACTACTGCGACGACGAGACGATGGGGTCGCGGCCCGAACTGCTCGGCTCACACCTCGGTCTCGCGTATGCGGCGCTCGACCCCGCCCACCTCCCGGCCGCTCACGCGTCCGCCTGGGAGCGGGAGATGGACGAGGACCCCGTACGGGTGGCCCTGCGCTCGGGTCTTCGGGACCTGGCCGCCTATGCGGACTCCTCCCAGGTGGCCCGGCTGCGCCATGAAGTCGCCGTGCTCTTCGTGGGATACGGGCAGGAAGGGTCCTGGCGCTCTCGCGGGTATATGCCCTCCGTCCGTGAATATCTGGCACACCGTCAGATCAACAGCTTCCTCCCCTGCATCGCCCTCGTCGACGTGGTCGGCGGCCCTCCGCTGACGGCCTCCGAGTACGCCCAGCCGCGGGTGCGCCGCGCCGTGACGATGGCCGCCACGGCCAGCACCCTCGTCAACGACCTGTACTCGATGGCCAAGGAGCACGACTCCTCGGGTGTGGAGTTCAACCTGCCCACCGTGATCGCCGAGGAGGAGCGGTGCTCACCGCGCGAGGCGGTCGAACGGAGCGTGGAGATCCACGACGAGCTGGTGCGCACCTTCGAGAGGGAAGCCGCGGCCCTCGCCCTCACCGGCTCGCCCCAGCTGTGCCGCTTCCTCGCGGGGGTCTGGGCCTGGCTCGGCGGCAATCGTGAATGGCACAGCGGCAGCCTCCGCTACAACGAGGCCTGA
- a CDS encoding geranyl diphosphate 2-C-methyltransferase, with protein sequence MTTTPTSSTAPVLRTAYQKSVAEYWNNEKDPVNLSLGDVDGLYHHHYGIGEYDPSVLEGPQETRDARIIEELHRLESAQADVLLDHLGPIAPEHRLLDAGCGRGGSSIMANARFGCQVDGVSISQQQVDFANGQARKRGVDDKVRYHFRNMLDTGFPTGAFQGIWNNESTMYVDLFDLFAEHARQLAFGGRYVVITGCSNDVTGGRSKAVSRIDEHYTCNIHPRSAYFKALAANGLVPMNVVDLTAATIPYWELRAQSSLATGVEDPFLTAYKEGSFHYLLIAADRV encoded by the coding sequence ATGACGACCACGCCCACCTCCTCCACGGCCCCGGTGCTGCGCACGGCCTACCAGAAGTCCGTCGCGGAGTACTGGAACAACGAGAAGGACCCGGTCAACCTGAGCCTGGGCGACGTCGACGGCCTGTATCACCACCACTACGGGATCGGCGAGTACGACCCCTCCGTGCTGGAAGGCCCGCAGGAGACCCGCGACGCGCGGATCATCGAGGAGCTGCACCGGCTGGAGTCGGCCCAGGCGGACGTCCTCCTCGACCACCTCGGCCCCATCGCCCCCGAGCACCGCCTCCTCGACGCCGGCTGCGGCCGGGGCGGCAGCAGCATCATGGCCAACGCGCGCTTCGGCTGCCAGGTGGACGGCGTGTCCATCTCCCAGCAGCAGGTCGACTTCGCCAACGGCCAGGCCCGCAAGCGCGGTGTGGACGACAAGGTGCGCTACCACTTCCGCAACATGCTGGACACCGGCTTCCCGACCGGCGCCTTCCAGGGCATCTGGAACAACGAGTCCACCATGTACGTGGATCTGTTCGACCTCTTCGCCGAGCACGCGCGCCAGCTGGCCTTCGGCGGCCGCTACGTCGTCATCACCGGCTGCTCCAACGACGTGACCGGTGGCCGCTCCAAGGCGGTCAGCCGGATCGACGAGCACTACACCTGCAACATCCACCCCCGCAGCGCCTACTTCAAGGCCCTCGCCGCCAACGGCCTCGTCCCCATGAACGTCGTCGACCTCACGGCCGCGACGATCCCGTACTGGGAGCTGCGCGCTCAGTCGTCCCTCGCCACCGGCGTGGAGGACCCGTTCCTGACCGCGTACAAGGAAGGCAGCTTCCACTACCTCCTCATCGCCGCCGACCGCGTCTGA
- a CDS encoding Crp/Fnr family transcriptional regulator, with amino-acid sequence MTTKQADRMAVALPAKHRSRLMSTAHEVTFPAGTRLFEEGRTADRFWVVRTGTVTLDLHVPGRRPAAIENLAAGELVGWSWLFPPCLWHFGAEAATPVRAYEFDAPSVRLMCDSDPQLGAAVAQWVGRVLAHRLTQARMRLLDLYAPHGSGPPR; translated from the coding sequence ATGACCACCAAACAGGCCGACCGGATGGCGGTCGCGCTGCCCGCGAAGCACCGGAGCCGGTTGATGAGCACCGCTCACGAGGTGACCTTCCCTGCGGGCACGCGCCTGTTCGAGGAGGGCCGCACGGCGGACCGCTTCTGGGTCGTCCGCACCGGCACGGTGACCTTGGACCTGCACGTCCCGGGCCGCCGCCCGGCCGCGATCGAGAACCTGGCCGCCGGTGAACTCGTCGGCTGGTCCTGGCTGTTTCCGCCCTGCCTGTGGCACTTCGGCGCCGAGGCGGCCACGCCGGTGCGCGCGTACGAGTTCGACGCCCCGTCCGTGCGCCTGATGTGCGACAGCGATCCGCAGCTGGGGGCGGCCGTGGCCCAGTGGGTGGGCCGGGTCCTCGCCCACCGGCTCACCCAGGCGCGGATGCGGCTGCTCGACCTGTACGCACCTCATGGAAGCGGTCCCCCGCGATGA
- a CDS encoding phosphoketolase, which yields MTKHRPPNLAALDAHWRAANYLSAGQIYLMDNPLLTEELRPEHIKPRLLGHWGTSPGLNLVHTHLNRAIGERSLDALCVWGPGHGGPAVLANSWLDGSYSRVYPDVSRDAAGMARLFRQFSFPGGVPSHVAPETPGSIHEGGELGYSLAHAYGAAFDNPGLLVACVIGDGEAETGPLATSWHSNKFLDPVHDGAVLPILHLNGYKIANPTVLSRLPEPELDALLRGYGHEPLYVTGSDPRKVHQTMARAMDHALDRIAEIKRTGVRASWPVIVLRTPKGWTGPAEVDGEPVEGTWRSHQVPLAAVRENPEHLRQLEAWLRSYRPRELFDADGRPTAQVLSCVPDGESRLGASAHANGGLLTRELPLPPLEHFAVPVDKPGATLHEPTRVLGGLLAQVMADTAERRDFRVVGPDETASNRLGALFEVTGKAWQAEILETDEHLARDGRVMEVLSEHLCQGWLEGYNLTGRHGLFSCYEAFVHIVDSMVNQHIKWLKTSRGLPWRAPVPSLNYLLTSHVWRQDHNGFSHQDPGFVDHVLNKSPEVVRVYLPPDANTLLSVADHVLRSRDYVNVVVAGKQPCFDWLSLDEARGHCARGAGIWEWAGTEGRDREPDVVLACAGDVPTQEVLAAAGLLRRHLPELAVRVVNVVDMTKLLPREEHPHGMSDFEYDALFTRDKPVIFAYHGYPWLIHRLTYRRAGHGRLHVRGYKESGTTTTPFDMVVRNDLDRYRLVMDVIDRVPGLAVRAATVRQTMADTRTRHHAWIRDHGTDLPEVADWTWSG from the coding sequence ATGACCAAGCACCGTCCGCCGAACCTGGCCGCCCTGGACGCCCACTGGCGCGCCGCGAACTACCTGTCCGCCGGGCAGATCTATCTGATGGACAACCCGCTGCTCACCGAGGAGCTGCGGCCCGAGCACATCAAACCGCGCCTGCTCGGCCACTGGGGCACCTCGCCCGGCCTCAATCTGGTGCACACCCATCTGAACCGGGCGATCGGCGAGCGCTCGCTCGACGCGCTGTGCGTGTGGGGTCCGGGGCACGGCGGCCCGGCGGTGCTGGCCAACTCCTGGCTCGACGGCTCGTACTCCCGCGTCTATCCGGACGTGAGCCGGGACGCGGCGGGCATGGCGCGGCTGTTCCGGCAGTTCTCCTTCCCCGGCGGTGTGCCCAGCCATGTGGCTCCCGAGACTCCCGGCTCGATCCACGAGGGCGGCGAACTCGGCTACTCCCTGGCGCACGCCTACGGCGCCGCGTTCGACAACCCCGGTCTGCTGGTCGCCTGTGTGATCGGTGACGGGGAGGCGGAGACGGGACCGCTGGCGACGTCGTGGCACTCCAACAAGTTCCTCGACCCGGTCCACGACGGCGCCGTACTGCCCATCCTGCACCTGAACGGCTACAAGATCGCCAACCCCACCGTGCTGTCGCGACTGCCCGAGCCCGAACTCGACGCGCTGCTGCGGGGATACGGCCACGAGCCGCTGTACGTCACGGGCTCCGACCCGCGCAAGGTGCACCAGACGATGGCCCGCGCCATGGACCACGCCCTGGACCGCATCGCCGAGATCAAACGGACCGGAGTCCGGGCGTCCTGGCCGGTGATCGTGCTGCGTACGCCCAAGGGCTGGACCGGACCCGCCGAGGTCGACGGGGAGCCGGTCGAAGGCACCTGGCGCTCCCACCAAGTGCCGCTCGCCGCCGTGCGCGAAAACCCGGAGCACCTGCGCCAGTTGGAGGCGTGGCTGCGCTCGTACCGCCCGCGGGAGCTGTTCGACGCCGACGGCCGCCCCACCGCGCAGGTGCTGTCCTGCGTGCCGGACGGCGAGAGCAGGCTGGGTGCGAGCGCGCACGCCAACGGCGGCCTGCTCACCCGCGAGCTGCCGCTGCCGCCCCTGGAGCACTTCGCCGTCCCCGTCGACAAGCCGGGCGCGACCCTGCACGAGCCGACCCGGGTCCTCGGCGGTCTGCTGGCCCAGGTGATGGCGGACACCGCCGAGCGGCGCGACTTCCGGGTGGTCGGCCCCGACGAGACCGCCTCCAACCGCCTGGGCGCCCTCTTCGAGGTCACCGGCAAGGCGTGGCAGGCGGAGATCCTGGAGACCGACGAGCACCTGGCCCGCGACGGCCGCGTGATGGAGGTCCTGTCCGAACACCTCTGCCAGGGCTGGCTGGAGGGCTACAACCTCACCGGCCGCCACGGCCTGTTCTCCTGCTACGAGGCGTTCGTCCACATCGTCGACTCGATGGTCAACCAGCACATCAAGTGGCTGAAGACGTCGCGGGGCCTGCCGTGGCGCGCCCCCGTCCCCTCCCTCAACTACCTGCTCACCTCGCACGTCTGGCGCCAGGACCACAACGGTTTCTCGCACCAGGACCCCGGCTTCGTCGACCACGTGCTGAACAAGAGCCCCGAGGTGGTACGGGTCTACCTCCCGCCGGACGCCAACACCCTGCTGTCCGTGGCGGACCACGTCCTGCGCTCGCGCGACTACGTGAACGTGGTCGTCGCCGGCAAGCAGCCATGCTTCGACTGGCTCTCCCTCGACGAGGCCCGCGGCCACTGCGCGCGCGGGGCGGGCATCTGGGAGTGGGCCGGCACCGAGGGCCGCGACCGGGAGCCCGACGTCGTCCTGGCCTGCGCCGGAGACGTGCCCACCCAGGAGGTCCTGGCCGCCGCCGGGCTGCTGCGCCGCCACCTCCCGGAGCTGGCCGTGCGGGTCGTCAACGTCGTCGACATGACGAAGCTGCTGCCCCGTGAGGAACACCCGCACGGCATGTCCGACTTCGAGTACGACGCGCTGTTCACCCGGGACAAGCCGGTGATCTTCGCCTACCACGGCTACCCGTGGCTGATCCACCGGCTCACCTACCGCCGCGCCGGCCACGGCCGGCTCCACGTGCGCGGCTACAAGGAGTCCGGGACCACCACCACGCCCTTCGACATGGTCGTCCGCAACGACCTCGACCGCTACCGGCTGGTCATGGACGTCATCGACCGCGTCCCCGGCCTCGCCGTGCGCGCGGCCACCGTCCGCCAGACCATGGCCGACACCCGCACCCGCCACCACGCCTGGATCCGCGACCACGGCACCGATCTGCCCGAGGTCGCCGACTGGACCTGGAGCGGCTGA
- a CDS encoding universal stress protein, which yields MQRHITAGLDGSRESFDAADWAAREAVRRGLALHLLYVDEEPADSASLPGPDGPAERTALDRAVTQLAHSHPGLEIRRARALGQPAATLVEAAGTSEALVLGSRGFTGFAAFLVGSVALDVTARAACPVVLVRAGERPEDERQGLAGTGPYRPVVLGLDLAHPCDDLLAYAFDAAASRHAPLHVLHAWSVPLVPSADADDPAAEKARALSAALSAWRHKFPDTDVREHAVHGRAGHHLLLASTRASLLVIGRRTGMGERLGPVAHSVIHHVLCPVAVVPHG from the coding sequence ATGCAACGCCACATCACGGCCGGACTCGACGGCTCGCGCGAAAGCTTCGACGCCGCCGACTGGGCCGCCCGCGAAGCCGTACGGCGGGGCCTTGCCCTGCACCTGCTGTACGTGGACGAGGAACCCGCCGACTCGGCCTCCCTCCCCGGCCCGGACGGGCCCGCCGAGCGCACGGCCCTGGACCGGGCCGTGACGCAACTCGCCCACTCCCACCCCGGCTTGGAGATCAGGCGCGCCCGCGCGCTCGGGCAGCCCGCCGCCACCCTGGTGGAGGCGGCCGGGACCTCCGAGGCCCTGGTGCTCGGCTCGCGCGGCTTCACCGGATTCGCCGCGTTCCTGGTCGGCTCGGTCGCCCTCGACGTCACCGCGCGCGCCGCGTGCCCGGTCGTGCTGGTACGCGCGGGGGAGCGGCCCGAGGACGAGCGGCAGGGGCTGGCGGGCACCGGCCCGTACCGGCCCGTGGTCCTCGGACTCGACCTGGCCCACCCCTGCGACGACCTGCTCGCCTACGCCTTCGACGCGGCCGCGAGTCGGCACGCGCCGCTGCACGTCCTGCACGCCTGGAGCGTGCCGCTGGTGCCGTCGGCGGACGCGGACGATCCGGCGGCGGAGAAGGCCCGCGCTCTGTCCGCGGCCCTGTCCGCGTGGCGGCACAAGTTCCCCGACACCGACGTGCGGGAGCACGCGGTCCACGGCCGGGCGGGCCACCATCTGCTGCTGGCCTCCACCCGGGCGAGCCTGCTGGTCATCGGCCGCCGCACCGGCATGGGCGAGCGGCTGGGACCGGTGGCCCACTCGGTGATCCACCATGTGCTGTGCCCGGTGGCGGTGGTGCCGCACGGCTGA
- the ppk2 gene encoding polyphosphate kinase 2 encodes MGQKSGRSGGAAAGVSSAIPRAVYERELYRLQTELVKLQEWIRQDGARLVVVFEGRDAAGKGGTIQRVAEHLNPRVARTVALPRPTERERTQWYFQRYCAHLPAAGQITLFDRSWYNRAGVEHVMGFCTDEEHERFLRQCPVFERMLVEDGILLLKYWFSVSDAVQEQRFRRRLEDPTRRWKLSPMDLESLTRWEAYSRAKDEMFQHTDIREAPWHVVESDDKRKARLNMIAHLLASVPYREVPRTPLSLPERPPATSYQRPPRNLQSYVPDHAATLLRGGDRPK; translated from the coding sequence ATGGGTCAGAAGTCGGGCAGGTCGGGCGGCGCGGCGGCCGGTGTGTCGTCGGCGATACCGCGCGCCGTGTACGAGCGGGAGCTGTACCGGCTCCAGACCGAACTGGTGAAACTTCAGGAGTGGATACGTCAGGACGGCGCCCGGCTGGTCGTCGTGTTCGAGGGGCGCGACGCGGCGGGCAAGGGCGGCACGATCCAACGCGTCGCGGAGCACCTCAACCCCCGCGTCGCCCGGACCGTGGCCCTGCCCCGGCCGACCGAGCGCGAGCGCACGCAGTGGTACTTCCAGCGCTACTGCGCGCACCTGCCCGCCGCCGGCCAGATCACCCTGTTCGACCGCAGCTGGTACAACCGGGCCGGGGTCGAGCACGTGATGGGCTTCTGCACGGACGAGGAGCACGAGCGGTTCCTGCGCCAGTGCCCGGTCTTCGAGCGGATGCTCGTGGAGGACGGCATCCTGCTGCTCAAGTACTGGTTCTCGGTGAGCGACGCAGTACAGGAGCAGCGTTTCCGCCGTCGGCTCGAGGACCCCACGCGCCGCTGGAAGCTCTCCCCCATGGACCTGGAGTCCCTCACCCGCTGGGAGGCCTACTCCCGGGCGAAGGACGAGATGTTCCAGCACACCGACATCCGCGAGGCCCCCTGGCACGTCGTCGAGAGCGACGACAAGCGCAAGGCACGGCTCAACATGATCGCCCATCTTCTCGCCTCGGTGCCCTATCGAGAGGTCCCGCGCACCCCGCTGTCCCTTCCCGAGCGGCCGCCCGCCACCTCGTACCAGCGCCCGCCGCGCAATCTCCAGTCGTACGTACCGGACCACGCGGCGACCCTGCTGCGCGGGGGCGACCGGCCGAAATGA
- a CDS encoding RICIN domain-containing protein produces the protein MPKRRSLLALFTGALAMLSVAAVGTPAQAAGFSPINVWNSSHCLDNATENAAKLHMWSCTGGSEQKWLEGFNTQTGLFTFTNQRTGRCITAPAWGSGTVTVEFCNAAATTQQWRVFYADNPNGPPSGWYQVWQNVSSGLCLSTPSVRNGTLLQATVCDPSHQYYRWHQQ, from the coding sequence ATGCCCAAGAGACGCAGCCTGCTCGCGCTGTTCACCGGGGCGCTGGCGATGCTGTCCGTCGCGGCGGTCGGCACCCCCGCGCAGGCCGCGGGCTTCAGCCCGATCAACGTCTGGAACTCGAGCCACTGCCTCGACAACGCCACCGAGAACGCCGCGAAGCTCCACATGTGGTCGTGCACGGGTGGCTCCGAGCAGAAGTGGCTCGAAGGGTTCAACACGCAGACAGGCCTGTTCACCTTCACCAACCAGCGCACGGGACGGTGCATCACCGCACCGGCCTGGGGCTCGGGCACGGTCACGGTGGAGTTCTGCAACGCGGCCGCGACCACCCAGCAGTGGCGCGTCTTCTATGCGGACAACCCCAACGGGCCGCCGTCGGGCTGGTACCAGGTGTGGCAGAACGTGTCGAGCGGGCTCTGCCTTTCGACGCCCAGCGTACGGAACGGAACCCTCCTGCAGGCGACCGTCTGCGATCCTTCCCACCAGTACTACAGGTGGCACCAGCAGTAA
- a CDS encoding GNAT family N-acetyltransferase, whose amino-acid sequence MNNESLPAPKRVRFVELSAKALRALADGDLAGGSAEAGVALDEHFVGDRARWIFGYRADQLAKDPSAAPWIARAAVSEPDGVVVGDAGFHGPPDEAGMVQIGYTVVPGYRRQGYARAMVTALLARAAAEPGVRTVRAIIRSDNEASLATIAGFGFTRVGERGNERDGIEIVFEIPADAIPADAIQAE is encoded by the coding sequence ATGAACAACGAATCTCTCCCCGCCCCCAAACGTGTCCGCTTCGTCGAGCTCAGCGCCAAGGCGCTGCGGGCGCTCGCCGACGGTGACCTCGCCGGCGGCAGCGCCGAGGCTGGGGTCGCCCTCGATGAACACTTCGTCGGTGACCGGGCCCGCTGGATCTTCGGGTATCGCGCCGACCAACTCGCCAAGGACCCCTCTGCCGCGCCGTGGATCGCCAGGGCCGCGGTGTCCGAGCCGGACGGGGTTGTCGTCGGCGACGCCGGGTTCCACGGGCCGCCGGACGAGGCCGGCATGGTCCAGATCGGCTATACCGTCGTGCCGGGGTATCGCCGCCAGGGGTATGCCCGCGCCATGGTGACGGCACTGCTCGCCAGGGCCGCCGCCGAACCCGGTGTCAGGACCGTGCGGGCCATCATCAGATCCGACAACGAGGCCTCTCTGGCCACCATCGCGGGCTTCGGCTTCACGCGGGTCGGTGAGCGGGGGAACGAGCGCGACGGGATCGAGATCGTCTTCGAGATCCCGGCAGACGCGATCCCGGCAGACGCGATTCAGGCCGAGTAG
- a CDS encoding cold-shock protein — MASGTVKWFNSEKGFGFIAQDGGGPDVFAHYSNINSSGFRELQEGQAVTFDITQGQKGPQAENITTV; from the coding sequence ATGGCCAGCGGAACTGTGAAGTGGTTCAACTCGGAGAAGGGCTTCGGCTTCATCGCCCAGGACGGCGGCGGCCCGGACGTCTTCGCCCACTACTCCAACATCAACTCCTCCGGCTTCCGTGAGCTCCAGGAAGGCCAGGCCGTGACCTTCGACATCACGCAGGGCCAGAAGGGCCCGCAGGCGGAGAACATCACCACCGTCTGA
- a CDS encoding AMP-binding protein, with translation MLDGCTPLLPETMGRYYDDGYYRGAALPQLLAEHARTYTTRTALVHGERRLTYRELNRRVDRVAAGLTLRGIRPGDRVIVQMPNVPEFVITVYALMRAGALPVFASISYRADEIGHLARVAEAAAYIGPGIHQGFDHAAMVAEISDDHPRLRRAFTLDGPDGVQGGFTTAPSGCLFFPLRSVDAPSNADRTYNPNDVAFFLPSGGNGGNGGKTVSPHLVPRTHNAYAYQTRAAAELIGLGPDDVYLAVLPAASPFAFGCPGIVGTLATGGTVVLIDDPDPADALRVIETEKVTVTSLDPALAQRWLETLPNGEYDLAGLRLLQIGGAHLHPDLAARIPPAFGCRLQQVFGAAEELLCLTRLTDTDEVIRHTRGRPLSPGDEIRITDADGTDVPAGTPGQLWTRGPCTLRGYYKAPDHNARAFTPDGFYKTAVVARLTGDGNLVIEGRSHGKR, from the coding sequence ATGCTGGACGGCTGTACCCCGCTCCTGCCCGAGACCATGGGCCGCTACTACGACGACGGCTACTACCGGGGCGCAGCCCTGCCCCAACTCCTCGCCGAGCACGCCCGCACGTACACGACCCGTACCGCCCTCGTCCACGGCGAGCGTCGCCTCACCTACCGGGAGCTGAACCGGCGGGTCGACCGTGTGGCCGCCGGGCTCACGCTGCGGGGCATCCGGCCGGGCGACCGGGTCATCGTCCAGATGCCGAACGTGCCCGAGTTCGTCATCACCGTCTACGCCCTCATGCGGGCCGGCGCCCTCCCGGTGTTCGCGTCGATCTCCTACCGCGCGGACGAGATCGGGCACCTCGCCCGTGTCGCCGAAGCCGCTGCCTACATCGGCCCCGGCATCCACCAGGGCTTCGACCACGCCGCGATGGTCGCCGAGATCAGCGACGACCATCCGCGTCTGCGCCGCGCCTTCACCCTGGACGGCCCCGATGGTGTCCAGGGCGGCTTCACCACCGCCCCCAGCGGATGCCTGTTCTTCCCCCTGCGGTCCGTGGACGCACCGAGCAACGCGGACCGCACGTACAACCCCAACGACGTCGCCTTCTTCCTGCCGTCGGGTGGGAACGGCGGGAATGGCGGGAAAACGGTCTCGCCCCACCTGGTCCCGCGCACCCACAACGCATACGCGTACCAGACCCGGGCCGCCGCCGAACTGATCGGCCTCGGCCCTGACGACGTCTACCTCGCGGTCCTCCCGGCCGCCTCCCCCTTCGCCTTCGGCTGCCCCGGCATCGTCGGCACCCTCGCCACCGGCGGCACTGTCGTGCTGATCGACGACCCCGACCCGGCCGACGCCCTCCGCGTGATCGAGACCGAGAAGGTCACCGTCACCTCCCTCGACCCCGCCCTCGCACAGCGGTGGCTGGAAACGCTCCCCAACGGCGAGTACGACCTCGCCGGCCTGCGCCTCCTCCAGATCGGCGGCGCACACCTCCACCCCGACCTCGCGGCGCGTATCCCACCGGCCTTCGGCTGCCGCCTCCAACAGGTCTTCGGGGCGGCCGAGGAACTGCTCTGTCTGACCCGCCTAACCGACACCGACGAGGTCATCCGGCACACGCGGGGCCGCCCCCTCTCGCCCGGCGACGAGATCCGCATCACCGACGCGGACGGTACCGACGTACCGGCCGGAACTCCCGGACAGCTCTGGACGCGCGGCCCCTGCACCCTGCGCGGCTACTACAAAGCCCCTGACCACAACGCCCGCGCCTTCACCCCCGACGGCTTCTACAAGACCGCCGTCGTCGCCCGCCTCACCGGTGACGGCAACCTCGTCATCGAGGGCCGCTCGCACGGTAAGAGGTAG